In the Arachis ipaensis cultivar K30076 chromosome B04, Araip1.1, whole genome shotgun sequence genome, CTTCAAAATCGAAAGGCACCCAATGAACAACGCCGTTAAAGAACAACCCACCAGAATGCCAGTAACGAAAACCCAAGAGTTTGGGGACAGCAGCATCAAGATTAATCCATGAATTGGTTCTCAAGGAAAAGCAATCCAAATGATATTGTCCTTCGCAATCGCACCAAGCTAAAAGAAGTAAGTAATCATCCTGTGATGCATCATAACCAAATCCATGCAGATACAAATCGTAAGCAATCCTAGGGCCAGGGGGCTTACTACGATGAACAATATGAGAGTAGGATATTCTTTTGCTGGATCCAGTGAGTGGGTTCCATACCACAAGAAAATGTGGGTCTCGATGGAAGAGAATAAAGCCTCTGCAGGATCCTACGACCAAAAACTTAGAAGGTGGTTTCTTTTGGAAAGGGGGACACACCTCTTTTTGTGATGCATCATTGACGTCTAAGTAAACCAAGTCAGCCATAGTGTCGTTTTTCATGAAGAAGCATGCATTGGTGGCAGCGGGAGAGTGGTTAAAATGCAATTCGGCAAAGTCTGGATCAGAAATGAGAGAGCACCAGAGCTTGGAAACGCACCTGAGGCGAGCGAGATGTCTGATCGGCACCCGCAGAAAGATTATGTGAATCAGGTCAAGAGAGAGGATGTCGTGAATGTTCTTGCTCTTGTcattctgattcttcttctccataCTCGATTGCTCTTTTGCTTTGTTCACTGTGTGCTTCAGCTTCTTCTTCTTATGTATGCTTGAATTGCTGAGCTTTTCGCAATTCATATACCAATTCACTCAACTCCGGTTCCCGGGActtgaaattaatttaaaaacctaaaactaaaagAGGAAGGGTTAGTTTTGGATTGGCTATTGGAAAAAAAAAGTTATCTTCTAAATAGGTCCATAAAAAATATGGTATTGGATATTTTTgttccaaaaaaattttattaggtAGGTTTCTGAATTCAAAAATGCAACTTATTCTTTAAAAATCAGAGTTGAGCATATCacattatatttattttacaaaACACCCAATTATACATAGTTTTGCAAGCAGAATTACCTTAGACGAAGAAGGATCGCGATGGTGGAGGAGACTTGGGATGAAAGAGGTGAGCGGGGGAGCTGCAGGTCGGCAATGGAACTGCATGTCGCCGTCACGGATGGAGAAGTTCTTCGCGAGGGGAGGTACGCTGCAGCTCTGGGTTTTTAGTTTTTACTGATGAAAGATTTTCTTTAGTTACGACAAAGTAGGggtgattaattaattaaaatctgTGTTTAAAAGAATATTTAGGGTTTTATTTATGATGtctaattgttaaaaaaatttaaatttaaaattttgaattttaatttggttattctgtttttttatatttgtttttaaattaaaaaaataataaatgtattTGAATGTGTTTGTTTTAACTTTTTTaaattaatgttaaaaaaattgaataaataacaATATTTAAAGAATATCTTTTTGGAGACTCTATTTAAAGAATATCTAATCACACTGCtttgaatttataaaaataaaacatataaattctatttttaaggatttattttagaaaatatataaaatagtaaaattaaatttatttagtatttctaTTTAGTTCAATAACAAATCActttgaattaaatttttttattcaatttatttttcaCTCTCACATTAATTAATATCAAAATATTTCTACTATAataattaatcaaataaaaatattcgaataaacaatttttttaattaattcctGAACAACCATAGTTTTAttttctctctcctttttatttttttaaaagtcttttgttttggtatattttgtatgcaaaaaattACCTTAAGAAATTCTGTTACAttcttcattttaaatttttgtggTTTGACATACAAAGTAATTaagcattaattttttttttagttgggtctaCCATGATTTACTAAAAAACTACTTAAAACGAACTACGTTAATAGCATGATTAAAAAGAAAAGTGTATATTTGTGTatataattgataaaataaaacaTCTTTAAATTTTACataaccaattttattttttttttggtgactgtaaCCAATTTTATTTATACATTTATTACTTTATCTTTAGTCATTAAAgagccaaataaaaaaaaatataggaacaagtaaattaaataggCTTCTCTATTATGATACTTAGATAGAAGTCAGAAAATAATAAGAGACACAAAACTGATATTAGTGCTCACAACATAGTTTACAATATAAAATTTGTAACAATTCTAAAAAATTGTTAAGCATATATTCAAGACAATTAAATACACAAAATATTTAACAATGCAGAACTAGTCTTATGATATTTAACAATTCACTTTTGCTCGACTTATATTCAAGACGGTTATACGCTTATACTTATGTACTTACATGCATAAAGTGGAACTTAATGAGCCAAATACAGCTCACTATtgacaaataaaaaataactcaGAAAACTGAATTGACAAATCGATAAATTCACAATTTTTAAGTTGGAATTCACATGTTATATATCTCACAACAAAGTGTATTATTCTGTGTAAAAATTGCACGGCCTATTACATTGTTTCCGCCAACCATCAATGCATAGAAGAAAAAGCAATTACTTATATAAGCCATTTAGAATCATTTAAATAGAGGGATTAGTATTGAAAGAACAAGAACAGGAATCTAATGATAGATCAGTCAAAGATAAGTAACCAAGGAAATATTGTATAGAGATAAAACATAAAGAAGCAAATCCAAAACTTGAACTGCATAGGAGAGAAAAAATAAAGCTAATAATCTCAGAAATATTACTTTACTTAGTTTACCATTATATATAATTCAAAAGAGATATTGAATTTAACAAGAGGAAACTCAATTGCATTTTCAAATGTTTGAGTTTTCCCCAATCATAGAATAAGAATTTTGAGGAGCTTCTTTCCAGCTCAACTTGCCAATCCTACACTTTATTTACAACACAATCAAAGTGTCCAAGCCGTATTCACTCCTAATTCCCTTCCCTTGCTTGACCTCTTCGTGATTCTGAGAACCTGCAGAAAATATCAAACAGTAAAATTTTGGCATTAGACATGAAAAACAGAGATAATTTTAATCTCAAAGAACCTCAATGGGAGACGTGACAATAAGAAGCAAGACATGGTTTAATGGACTTCAAATTCCCCATCAATGGTCAAAACTCACATTTGGTTGCAACTTAGTACAAAATCCATCAAGCTCATTTCGTTTCAATCAATCATAACACAAGCAAAATTAACAGCAACAAAATGGTGTAAAGCACATGTTACATacccttcttcttcttgttctgcTTGATGTTGCTAGGGAGTGCCAAGGGACAGTACACATGCACAATGGACCTTGTGTAGCTGGTAGGCTCACCATAAATATATTGAACATGTTTGAGCAGCTCTCCTCTGACATTATATATATAGAACTCTACTTCACCCTCAGTAACATATCTAAAACGTGTTTAAGTAGTTTCACTAACACCTCTACTATATATATTCCTTAATTAAGCAGTAAGTTTAATATAAGAATTTTCATAACAATGAGAATTAATAATCTATGGTTTTAAACCACTCAAATTTAATGTCAGACGACTTAAATTTTTCACTAGTGTTTTCATGTTGTTAAGTTTTCTTGAGAATATGATTGGATACTTGCAAGAAACATCGTATGGATTAAGGAATGTCATTGCTCGATAAAACAGAGATAAACAGAAATTTTACAAGAGATTCATTTGACAAATTCACTAGACTCCACACCTAGCATCTCAAGTTTGCAGGAGAAATGTATTATTCCCAAAAGAATCTACAATTAAAACTTCTAGGATTGGATTCATAAGGTTTTGACATGATAAAAGAAAAGTACATTATGCAATCTGCAAAATAAAGCATCTAAAGTTTTACATAACCAACTAAGATATAAAACATCAAAAGTTTTGCATAACCAACTAAACTTCATTTGCACTTTTCAAATGTTCTTCTTCCCCATGTGTCAAGCTGTTCACTTGTATGTTGGCTCCTAATTCTCCTTTCTTTGATGCTAACCTTTAGCAACATCAGGTTGTTCAAAAATATTCATGGTGAACTTGATGACCTGCAAAAAAAAGCTCAGGTAAAAGACAGTTTTAGACATGAAAATAATCTAAACTTCAAAACTGCACCACAATCCCGGACTACAAGAAGCAAGGCAGTGATCAATGATTCCTAAGCATtgataaattcaaatttcagcatACAGAAACAAAAGTCACATTTGATTGGAACttgatgcaaaatgcaatgaaaaCTAACAGGAATAGCTTCGTGCAATGCCTAGGAAATTGGTTACATACCgatttccttcttcatcttcttcttgttaTCTTTATCCTTAATGTCATTAGGGAGTGGCAAGAGACTCTCTGTATACACAATAATGGGTTCACGGTAACACAGATATTTAAAATGCTTGAACAGGTCTCCTCTGACATTATATAGGATGTACCCTGTTTTAGCACACGAAGTATACCCTCTCCCAATAATGTCCATATTACTAGATAAGCACAGAGGCCAGAAGTCCTTGCAAGGAATCTGATAGAGAGTCCAAGATGAGTGCACTTTATATTCTTTCATCACCCATATGTCAGTGTTACAGCAATCAGCATTGCGAGAATACAAGGCTAGGCAGCCTCTCAGTAGGGCAAGACTTGGATGGGAGCATGACAGTTGTTCGGGCGCAGATAAAGTTGAAAAAGTCATTTCCATGAGATCAAAGATTACAATAGCATCCCTGTAATCTATAAGTTCACAAGGCACCCAATGAAATGCGCCATTAAAGAACAACCCACCAGAATACCAGTAATGAAAACCCAAGAGTTTGGGGACTGCAGTATCAAGATTAATCCATGAATTGGTTCTCAAGGAAAAGCAATCCGAATGATATTGTCCTTTGCAATCGCACCAAGCTACAAGAAGTAAGTAATCATCCTGTGATGCATCATAACCAAATCCATGCAGATACATATTGTAGGCAATCGTGCCATAGCCAGGGGGCTTACTACGATGAACAATATGAGAGTAGGATATTCTTTTGCTGGATCCAGTCAGTGGGTTCCATACCACAAGAAAATGTGGGTCTCGATGGAAGAGAATAAAGCCTCTGCAGAATCCCAAGACCACAAAATCAGAACGTGCTTTCTTTTGGAAAGGGGGACACACCACTCTTTCTGATGCATCATTGTCGTCTAAGTAAACCAAGTAAGCCATAGTGTCGTTTTTCATGAAGAAGCATGCGTTGGTGGCTGCGGGAGAGTGGTGAAAATGAAATTTCGCAAAGTCAGGATCAGAAATTAGAGAACACCAGAGCTTGGAAACGCACTTGAGGCGAGCGAGATGTCTGATCGGCACCCGTAGAAGGATTATGTGTATCAGATCAAGAGGGAGGATGTCATGAATGCTCTTGCTCTTGTCATTCTGATTCTTTTTCTCCATGCTCGATTGCTCTTTTGCTTTGTTCACCGTGTGCTTCGGCTTCTTCTTCTTATGCATGCTTGGATTGCTCAGCTTTTCTCAATTTATATACCAATTCACTCAACTCAGATCCGGGACTTGAAATTGCCTTGAAAAAAGGGTTAGTTTTGGATTGGgtattggaaaaaaaaaa is a window encoding:
- the LOC107635568 gene encoding F-box protein CPR30-like isoform X1, coding for MHKKKKPKHTVNKAKEQSSMEKKNQNDKSKSIHDILPLDLIHIILLRVPIRHLARLKCVSKLWCSLISDPDFAKFHFHHSPAATNACFFMKNDTMAYLVYLDDNDASERVVCPPFQKKARSDFVVLGFCRGFILFHRDPHFLVVWNPLTGSSKRISYSHIVHRSKPPGYGTIAYNMYLHGFGYDASQDDYLLLVAWCDCKGQYHSDCFSLRTNSWINLDTAVPKLLGFHYWYSGGLFFNGAFHWVPCELIDYRDAIVIFDLMEMTFSTLSAPEQLSCSHPSLALLRGCLALYSRNADCCNTDIWVMKEYKVHSSWTLYQIPCKDFWPLCLSSNMDIIGRGYTSCAKTGYILYNVRGDLFKHFKYLCYREPIIVYTESLLPLPNDIKDKDNKKKMKKEIGHQVHHEYF
- the LOC107635568 gene encoding F-box protein CPR30-like isoform X2, with translation MHKKKKPKHTVNKAKEQSSMEKKNQNDKSKSIHDILPLDLIHIILLRVPIRHLARLKCVSKLWCSLISDPDFAKFHFHHSPAATNACFFMKNDTMAYLVYLDDNDASERVVCPPFQKKARSDFVVLGFCRGFILFHRDPHFLVVWNPLTGSSKRISYSHIVHRSKPPGYGTIAYNMYLHGFGYDASQDDYLLLVAWCDCKGQYHSDCFSLRTNSWINLDTAVPKLLGFHYWYSGGLFFNGAFHWVPCELIDYRDAIVIFDLMEMTFSTLSAPEQLSCSHPSLALLRGCLALYSRNADCCNTDIWVMKEYKVHSSWTLYQIPCKDFWPLCLSSNMDIIGRGYTSCAKTGYILYNVRGDLFKHFKYLCYREPIIVYTESLLPLPNDIKDKDNKKKMKKEIGHQVHHE